From the Equus quagga isolate Etosha38 chromosome 16, UCLA_HA_Equagga_1.0, whole genome shotgun sequence genome, one window contains:
- the ZNF572 gene encoding zinc finger protein 572 isoform X1, protein MLLWLERKEEEEILTNASKHNLFPSAGFLIPNLAVIIVMEQEQKLLVSDSNGFMERESLKSPFTGDESENNLETVQHNNSKADTLKERASKWSKRDGPQNCKHVDTKETPLTWSQGDDIWCGDSYENDGRSENQGNSTGKEEEKPSPQGWDPGEHTSASVQQNSSFGDKPYKCSECWKSFNNSSHLRTHQRTHSGEKPYKCSECGKCFSNSSHLIQHLRTHTGEKPYQCGECGKTFSNTSHLIIHERTHTGEKPYKCPECGKSFSSSSHLIQHHRSHTGEKPYECPVCGKCFSHSYVLIEHQRTHTGEKPYKCPDCGKSFSQSSSLIRHQRTHTGEKPYRCLECGKSFGCNSTLIKHQRIHTGEKPYQCTECGKNFSRSSNLITHQKTHTGEKSYESSEYEESLSQNCSVIEECRIQPGEKPYKCCECGKSFGLSSHLIRHQRTHTGEKPYRCSECWKTFSQSSTLVIHQRTHTGEKPYKCPDCGECFSQSFNLIRHRRTHIGEKPYKCTDCEKCFSRSAYLSQHRKTHIERSFESPGVEDFPHGWTWKTCSGEMALISSFSVPNSSSS, encoded by the exons ATGTTGCTATggctggaaaggaaagaagaagaggaaattttaacAAATGCCTCCAAACATAACCTGTTTCCTTCCGCAGGATTTCTGATCCCTAATCTGGCTGTGATCATTGTGATGGAGCAAGAGCAAAAACTGTTAGTCTCAGATTCTAATGGCTTCATGGAGAGGGAGAGCTTGAAAAGcccttttacag GAGATGAAAGTGAGAATAATTTGGAAACTGTTCAACACAATAACTCTAAGGCAGATACACTTAAAGAGCGAGCCTCAAAATGGTCTAAAAGAGATGGCCCACAAAATTGTAAGCATGTGGATACAAAAGAAACACCATTGACATGGTCCCAAGGAGATGACATTTGGTGTGGTGATTCCTATGAGAATGATGGCAGATCAGAGAATCAGGGAAATTCtacaggaaaagaggaggaaaaaccaAGTCCCCAGGGATGGGACCCTGGAGAACACACCAGTGCCTCTGTCCAGCAGAATTCATCCTTTGGAGACAAACCCTACAAATGTTCCGAATGTTGGAAAAGCTTCAATAATAGTTCTCATTTGCGTACTCACCAGAGGACCCACtcaggagagaaaccttataaatGCTCTGAGTGTGGGAAATGCTTTAGTAACAGCTCTCACCTGATTCAGCATCTGAGAACACACACGGGAGAGAAGCCCTACCAGTGTGgtgaatgtgggaaaaccttcagCAATACCTCTCATCTTATTATCCATGAGAGAACTCACAcgggagagaaaccctataaatgtccTGAGTGTGGGAAGAGTTTCAGTAGCAGCTCTCATCTTATTCAGCATCACAGATCCCATACAGGTGAAAAACCATATGAATGTCCTGTCTGTGGGAAATGCTTCAGCCACAGTTATGTCCTAATAGAACATCAGAGGACTCACACCGGAGAAAAACCTTATAAGTGCCCCGATTGTGGAAAGAGTTTTAGTCAGAGTTCTAGCCTGATTCGCCACCAGCGGACACACACGGGTGAGAAGCCCTATAGATGTCTTGAGTGTGGAAAAAGCTTTGGTTGTAATTCTACTCTGATAAAGCATCAGAGAATACATACAGGAGAAAAGCCCTATCAGTGTACAGAATGTGGGAAGAACTTCAGTCGAAGTTCAAACCTTATCACACACCAGAAaacacacacaggagagaaatcCTATGAAAGTTCTGAATATGAGGAAAGTTTGAGTCAGAACTGCAGTGTGATAGAAGAATGCAGAATCCAGCCAggagagaaaccatataaatGTTGTGAATGTGGAAAGAGTTTTGGCCTCAGCTCCCATCTCATTAGACATCAGAGAACACATACAGGAGAAAAACCTTACAGATGTTCTGAGTGTTGGAAAACTTTTAGTCAGAGTTCCACCCTGGTGATTCACCAAAggacacacacaggagagaaaccttataaatgtCCTGATTGTGGTGAGTGCTTCAGCCAAAGCTTTAACCTTATCAGGCACCGGAGGACCCATATAGGAGAAAAACCTTACAAATGCACTGACTGTGAGAAATGCTTCAGCAGAAGTGCTTACCTCAGTCAGCATCGGAAAACTCACATAGAAAGGTCTTTCGAGTCTCCTGGAGTTGAAGATTTTCCTCATGGATGGACTTGGAAAACCTGTTCAGGGGAAATGGCCCtcatctcttcattttcagtCCCCAATTCATCTTCCTCTTGA
- the ZNF572 gene encoding zinc finger protein 572 isoform X2, translating into MEQEQKLLVSDSNGFMERESLKSPFTGDESENNLETVQHNNSKADTLKERASKWSKRDGPQNCKHVDTKETPLTWSQGDDIWCGDSYENDGRSENQGNSTGKEEEKPSPQGWDPGEHTSASVQQNSSFGDKPYKCSECWKSFNNSSHLRTHQRTHSGEKPYKCSECGKCFSNSSHLIQHLRTHTGEKPYQCGECGKTFSNTSHLIIHERTHTGEKPYKCPECGKSFSSSSHLIQHHRSHTGEKPYECPVCGKCFSHSYVLIEHQRTHTGEKPYKCPDCGKSFSQSSSLIRHQRTHTGEKPYRCLECGKSFGCNSTLIKHQRIHTGEKPYQCTECGKNFSRSSNLITHQKTHTGEKSYESSEYEESLSQNCSVIEECRIQPGEKPYKCCECGKSFGLSSHLIRHQRTHTGEKPYRCSECWKTFSQSSTLVIHQRTHTGEKPYKCPDCGECFSQSFNLIRHRRTHIGEKPYKCTDCEKCFSRSAYLSQHRKTHIERSFESPGVEDFPHGWTWKTCSGEMALISSFSVPNSSSS; encoded by the exons ATGGAGCAAGAGCAAAAACTGTTAGTCTCAGATTCTAATGGCTTCATGGAGAGGGAGAGCTTGAAAAGcccttttacag GAGATGAAAGTGAGAATAATTTGGAAACTGTTCAACACAATAACTCTAAGGCAGATACACTTAAAGAGCGAGCCTCAAAATGGTCTAAAAGAGATGGCCCACAAAATTGTAAGCATGTGGATACAAAAGAAACACCATTGACATGGTCCCAAGGAGATGACATTTGGTGTGGTGATTCCTATGAGAATGATGGCAGATCAGAGAATCAGGGAAATTCtacaggaaaagaggaggaaaaaccaAGTCCCCAGGGATGGGACCCTGGAGAACACACCAGTGCCTCTGTCCAGCAGAATTCATCCTTTGGAGACAAACCCTACAAATGTTCCGAATGTTGGAAAAGCTTCAATAATAGTTCTCATTTGCGTACTCACCAGAGGACCCACtcaggagagaaaccttataaatGCTCTGAGTGTGGGAAATGCTTTAGTAACAGCTCTCACCTGATTCAGCATCTGAGAACACACACGGGAGAGAAGCCCTACCAGTGTGgtgaatgtgggaaaaccttcagCAATACCTCTCATCTTATTATCCATGAGAGAACTCACAcgggagagaaaccctataaatgtccTGAGTGTGGGAAGAGTTTCAGTAGCAGCTCTCATCTTATTCAGCATCACAGATCCCATACAGGTGAAAAACCATATGAATGTCCTGTCTGTGGGAAATGCTTCAGCCACAGTTATGTCCTAATAGAACATCAGAGGACTCACACCGGAGAAAAACCTTATAAGTGCCCCGATTGTGGAAAGAGTTTTAGTCAGAGTTCTAGCCTGATTCGCCACCAGCGGACACACACGGGTGAGAAGCCCTATAGATGTCTTGAGTGTGGAAAAAGCTTTGGTTGTAATTCTACTCTGATAAAGCATCAGAGAATACATACAGGAGAAAAGCCCTATCAGTGTACAGAATGTGGGAAGAACTTCAGTCGAAGTTCAAACCTTATCACACACCAGAAaacacacacaggagagaaatcCTATGAAAGTTCTGAATATGAGGAAAGTTTGAGTCAGAACTGCAGTGTGATAGAAGAATGCAGAATCCAGCCAggagagaaaccatataaatGTTGTGAATGTGGAAAGAGTTTTGGCCTCAGCTCCCATCTCATTAGACATCAGAGAACACATACAGGAGAAAAACCTTACAGATGTTCTGAGTGTTGGAAAACTTTTAGTCAGAGTTCCACCCTGGTGATTCACCAAAggacacacacaggagagaaaccttataaatgtCCTGATTGTGGTGAGTGCTTCAGCCAAAGCTTTAACCTTATCAGGCACCGGAGGACCCATATAGGAGAAAAACCTTACAAATGCACTGACTGTGAGAAATGCTTCAGCAGAAGTGCTTACCTCAGTCAGCATCGGAAAACTCACATAGAAAGGTCTTTCGAGTCTCCTGGAGTTGAAGATTTTCCTCATGGATGGACTTGGAAAACCTGTTCAGGGGAAATGGCCCtcatctcttcattttcagtCCCCAATTCATCTTCCTCTTGA